The Juglans regia cultivar Chandler chromosome 6, Walnut 2.0, whole genome shotgun sequence genome contains the following window.
ttggggctaaaaccaaaacacaaaattctcatctcatctcatctcatcattacaccttttttaaatctccatacaaaatataataaacaattcaactttttcaaatcccaatacatattttttaaatcccaaaacaataataataccaaaacttaatattttaaacttcaaaataaaatacaaaattctcatctcaccccccaaacctaccctaaggcATCCTgaccactcctccagtggagaGAGGGTTCAGTCTTTTGACTGCCCGACATAACTTCTGGGATGCCAACTCTTGCAACGGAATGCCAAACGGATAACGTCTCAGACCCTTGCCACACTCCATCTCCATTAAacgagatgccaaatgagtaaCGCCTCATATGCTCATAGCACCTGAGCAAGACGGCTCATGTTTGCTAATTTTGCACCCGTGATTGAAGACTGTTTATACTAACCAATTTAACTTTTGTATAGCATGATTAAACATTTCTACTTACCTTCTCTCTGAGCATCTGAGGGGGAAGGTAAGTACTACACAGCAAAAGCTACCAACTCGAAAAGTAGTTTTTTCTTGAATGAATTAATAGAACGATGTGTTactttacaaaaaagaaaaatattactcttattatttgtttttactgCTAGTCTTTATTGTtatgagttatttatttatttttattattattttttatttaataattaaataagtgttttttaataatattataatttttttttattttttaaaaaatatttaaatatattaaaaaatacatataaaataagaaaatcctAAAACCACTGGCGGAGCCCGAAAAATTTGGGTAATTTCTACGTTGTTTCGGTACGTTGGGAGGGGCCTACTAACTGCTTGTCCCCTTCTGCGCGACTGAGATGAACAGTGAGTCAATGAGATCGTAATGACCAATGGCCGCCCAGCCTCTCCATTGCAATAATTGGGTTGCTGACCTTTTGCAGACAAACCCTTCAACTTTTGCAATTTCCGGACCAACCGATTTCCGTTCTcatcgtttgtttttatttttgttttcttcatttcGATTCCATCTTTTTATTGGTAATTAAATTCTTTACATCGGGATAAGTGAGTTTCTCTAATGAAGTAATTCATTttcgtcctctctctctctctctttctctctctagacTTCCAGTATCACCAATGGCCGTGACGGACCTCTTCGCCGGCGAGATTGCCACGGAGCTCCTGAAGTTGATGGTGACCATAACTAAAAAATCATGTCTCTGCAAGGAGAGCGCCGAGCAACTCATCTCCGACCTCCAGGCACTCCAACCCATCATACATGAGATCAAGTACTCCGGGGTCGAGCTCCCGAGCGATCGTCAATTCCAACTAGACCGCCTCTCTGAGACCCTACGAGGCGGCCTCGAACTCGCCAACAAAATCATCCACTCGAGTCGCTGGAACATGTACAAGAACTTTCATCTAgcgaagaagatggagaagctTGAAAAGAACGTATCCAGGTTCTTGCAGTGTCTGGTTCCCGTTCATGTGCTGGCGGACGTGCTCCACATGAGGTTTGAGGCGGCCGAACGGTTTGATCGGCTGGAAGGGTCGACCATGCGGCTGGAGAAGCAGCTTGGCTCTATGAGTATTGGAGCTGGAGGAGCATGGATAGAGGAGGCGGCGAGGAAGgcggaggaggagaagaagtgGATGGAGGATAGTTTGGTGAATCTTGGGGTGGGGTTGGActtggggaagaagaaggtgAAGGAGATGGTGGTTGTGAGAGATGACTTGGCCGTTGTTGGGATTTTTGGCATTGGTGGGTCTGGCAAGACCACCTTGGCCAGAGAATTTTGCAAAGATCATCAAGTTCGAAGTGAGTTatgttattattactattatgaTTACTGCTTTGATTTCTctaactttttatttatcatcttttcacTGTTGTTTCTTGATCATATCTGTTTAGTAGCTGAAATCAGTCTAAGGTTGTTAACAAATCAAAAAATGAGTATAGAATGATCTGATAACTAGTACGAGGTTTCAAACTGACTCGAGCTATCTTCATATGCAGGTCATTTCAGGGATAGGATTTTGTTCCTAACAGTCTCTCAATCTCCGAATGTGGATCAGCTGAGAGTGAAGATTTGGGGATACATCATAGGCAATGAACATTTGAACCCCAATTATCAGATTTCTGAATATAACCTACGATATGAATGCAAAGTTGCAACACGGACTTTGGTGGTATTGGACGATGTGTGGTCACAGTCCGTACTAGAACGACTTATATTCCCGGGTTGTAAAATCCTAGTCGTTTCCCGTTTCAAGTTCCCTACGATCATCAAGGCTACTTATGAAGTAGAGTTGTTGACGCAGAATGAGGCAATGGCTCTATTCTGCCACTCTGCTTTTGGACAAAATTCCATGCCTCTTCATGCAAATGAGAATCTAGTCAAGCAGGTACACTTCTTGAACTCTTCTCCAAGTAAAATACCATAATATATGAAAGGGAgcaataattttctttcttatggAATCATAAACTCCATATTTGATGCATTTATTCGATTCGTTCATAGCTATTAGTGTTGCAGAAAGATGGATATTCCTGGCTCATTATCAAACAATCACTAGAACTAGTTTTTGAGGATTGTGAGTcgaaaatataacaaaatatttctagTGGAATTTTCACAATCACTGAAGAGATAGTTGAGATTGTTTCTCTAGATCCAGGGATAGGTACTTCGTCACATTCACTTATAGATCATGAATGTTTACTTGTGGGAAACTAagttatgtaattttcatgttCTTATATAGCTGGTTGCCTACTTGCTACtgatatgaattaaaattgtATTGAACAGACTGTGAGTGAGTGCAAAGGACTTCCCTTGGCACTTAAAGTGATTGGAGCTTCACTCCGGGATCAATCTGAGTTGTTTTGGGCAAGTGCAGTGAATAGGCTAGCTCGGGGGGAGCCTGTATCCGAGCCCCATGAAAGACAACTGTTTGAACACTTGGCAACAAGTGTTGAGTGTTTGCCTCCCAAGGTCAGGGAATGTTTCTTGGATTTGGGATCCTTTCCTGAAGACAAGAAGATTCCCTTGGATGTCCTCATCAATATGTGGGTTGAGATACATGATATTGATGGGATAGAAGCATTTGCTATTCTTGTTGAGCTTTCAAACAAGAATCTTGTCACCCTGGTAAAGGATGAGAGGTATGCAAattgctcttttttttaattggccTAAACAaaggtttcttttgttttagcaTTCTaaacctttttgtttttggttgatCTGGTAGAGCTGGAGACATGGATAGCAGTTGCTTGGTCTTTATTACCCAACACGATGTGTTAAGAGACCTTGCTCTTCATTTGAGCAATCGAGGCCCCATAAATAGGCGCAGGCGGTTGCTAATGCCGAGAAGAGAGACAGAACTTCCGAGAGAATGGGATAGGAATTCTTCTCAGCCATTTGATGCCCAGATTGTTTCAGTTCATACAGGTATGATATCATCATTCCTTCTAGATTGCTTTGCCTTTCAGGGAAAAGGAGGATACTTGGTTTgctttatgtattttttggtaTTGATGTTCTATCTGCAAAATACTCACGCTCACTCTCGCTCTAATCTCACAATGTAGGTGAAATGGAAGAAATGGACTGGTTCTCCATGGATTTCCCCATGGCTGAAGTGCTCATCCTGAACTTCTCctcaaacaaatatttcttaCCTCCCTTCATGGATAGCATGCCCAAGCTAAGGGCactaataataatgaattatagCACATCCAGTGCTATACTTGAGAACTTCTCTGTTTTTTCTAGTTTGGCAAACTTGAGAAGCCTCTGGCTTGAAAAGGTTACCATTCCTCAATTTTCTAAAGTTCCCATGATCCTGAAAAGGTTATGGAAAATGTCCCTTGTCCTGTGTAAGGTTAGCAGCAGCCTTTGTCAGTCAGACGTAGACCTGCCCCAACTCTTCCCCCGCCTTTCTGAGCTCACAATTGACCACTGTGATGATTTGGTTGAGCTGCCTTCTAGCATTTGTAGGATGAGCAAACTCGAGCATCTGAGCATCACCAATTGCCATGGTCTATGCCAGCTGCCAGCTGACTTGGGTAAACTGGAAAAACTACAGATCCTGAGGCTATATGCTTGCCCAACTTTAAAGATGCTTCCTCATGGCATCTGTGAGCTATTTTGGTTGAACTACCTTGACATTGCTCAGTGTGTTAATTTGTCATGTCTTCCCGAAGACATCGGTAAGCTGCAAACTCTAAGGAAGATTGACATGAGTGAGTGTTCACAGATTAGGAGTCTACCAAACTCCGCTACTTCATTGAAATCACTGCGTCATGTTGTATGCGACGAGGAGGTTTCTTGGCTGTGGAGGGACGTGGAGAAAGCAATGCCTGAGCTCCATATTCAGGTTGTAGATAAATGCTTTAATCTGGACTGGCTAAATGAGTGAGCGTGGTAAAGACTGTCACTCAATTGTATCATTGGATTGTATTAGAAAACATGAattaaggaaatctatcatttCCTAATTACCTTTCTCTTCTTGGCTTTGTTGACTCTTAGGctacatttggatgttgagatgagttaagtcgaattgtaaatagtaatattttgtggatttcattgaaatgagtttaacttttttaggttgagataggtttaattttttaagttaaaatgtatgaattaagttgagatgagtttaactttttgtATGGGGAGTTAAAAAAGTAGTGGGTTCcattaatgattagtttgagatgagttgagtttgattcaacaaccaaacaaaacgAAAGTTTGTATTTAAAGTTGACACCTCAGTGCGCCCAAGGCGCCTGGCCAGATCTTGCGACCTAAGTGAGATCTAGGTCACCACCTAGGTCACACTGGCATCAAAAGGTCCGAAGTATCATATTTAATGGATTGTTAACAATAAGTTCATACTAGGACCGAAACGATCAAAGTTGAAAGTATAGATAGATACATCATCTACATTAGGCTAATGATGTATGACGTATGATGTATGGCTTGGCCGGGAAGGATTAGTCGGATCGACTAGTCAAACATTCAAAGGGTGACTAAAACTTCAAATTATAGTTGGAGTCTAAGCCTCATTTATATTCACcacttctctcaactcatctcatctaatcattataatttttctaaatttttatacaaaataaaataaacaattcaacttttttgaatttcaaaataaaaatagtattaaaataatatattttaataatatgttatttaatttttaattttaatttcaactcatttcgtCTACGAAAACAAAACGAAAGGGTAAAAGTTAGGACTGGATATTCTGAAGCATATCACTTCCCTACATACTACATAGCACtagcaagtttttttttcaaagttgagGGAGGACCCATTGATTATGGCATCTCTCTCCTTATGAGAAGGTGGATTTCTGGTCTGTGTGGGACAGGGTTCCTCTATGTATTAtcattatctttaaaaaaagcAACAACGcggaaagagagagtgaaagacCCTTCggcattttctattttgtttggtATCAGACGATCAATGTGCCCTAAATTATTCATTGTTTTTGTCAAATTTAGCGGTCTATTCATTGTTTGTTTTCTGAGGTAGATTAAGCTTTCTACAATGACCTCATCAAGATGATgatacaaaaattgaaaatgggAAATGTTCAAAAGGGTGATTATCGGACCTAATATATCTTTTCTAGGTCCACTCATCCTTTTGGgaagatataatattttatttgaagtgGGAAAAACAGtgacatataacatatattagcCAATGAGGGTAAGGTTATAAATGGCCTTTGTTGATGATCTTATTGGTCTCTTCTCACTACTTGAAATACTAAAAAtcgtaatattatttatgaaaa
Protein-coding sequences here:
- the LOC109010302 gene encoding probable disease resistance protein At4g33300, with the protein product MAVTDLFAGEIATELLKLMVTITKKSCLCKESAEQLISDLQALQPIIHEIKYSGVELPSDRQFQLDRLSETLRGGLELANKIIHSSRWNMYKNFHLAKKMEKLEKNVSRFLQCLVPVHVLADVLHMRFEAAERFDRLEGSTMRLEKQLGSMSIGAGGAWIEEAARKAEEEKKWMEDSLVNLGVGLDLGKKKVKEMVVVRDDLAVVGIFGIGGSGKTTLAREFCKDHQVRSHFRDRILFLTVSQSPNVDQLRVKIWGYIIGNEHLNPNYQISEYNLRYECKVATRTLVVLDDVWSQSVLERLIFPGCKILVVSRFKFPTIIKATYEVELLTQNEAMALFCHSAFGQNSMPLHANENLVKQTVSECKGLPLALKVIGASLRDQSELFWASAVNRLARGEPVSEPHERQLFEHLATSVECLPPKVRECFLDLGSFPEDKKIPLDVLINMWVEIHDIDGIEAFAILVELSNKNLVTLVKDERAGDMDSSCLVFITQHDVLRDLALHLSNRGPINRRRRLLMPRRETELPREWDRNSSQPFDAQIVSVHTGEMEEMDWFSMDFPMAEVLILNFSSNKYFLPPFMDSMPKLRALIIMNYSTSSAILENFSVFSSLANLRSLWLEKVTIPQFSKVPMILKRLWKMSLVLCKVSSSLCQSDVDLPQLFPRLSELTIDHCDDLVELPSSICRMSKLEHLSITNCHGLCQLPADLGKLEKLQILRLYACPTLKMLPHGICELFWLNYLDIAQCVNLSCLPEDIGKLQTLRKIDMSECSQIRSLPNSATSLKSLRHVVCDEEVSWLWRDVEKAMPELHIQVVDKCFNLDWLNE